One Chitinophagaceae bacterium C216 genomic window carries:
- the trxA_1 gene encoding Thioredoxin: MAKEFTDANFQTEVLDSDKLTVVDFWAEWCGPCRAIGPVIEELAKEYEGKVNIGKVNVDVNPQVSMNYGITSIPAILFIKNGQVVDKLVGAQPKSNFVKKIESLLN; the protein is encoded by the coding sequence ATGGCAAAAGAATTTACAGATGCTAACTTCCAGACAGAGGTACTGGACTCAGATAAACTGACAGTGGTAGACTTCTGGGCCGAGTGGTGTGGTCCTTGCCGCGCTATTGGTCCTGTTATTGAAGAGCTTGCAAAAGAATACGAAGGCAAAGTGAACATCGGAAAAGTAAATGTGGATGTGAATCCGCAGGTTTCGATGAATTACGGTATTACCTCTATTCCTGCTATTTTGTTTATCAAAAACGGACAGGTAGTGGATAAACTGGTAGGGGCTCAACCTAAGAGCAATTTTGTAAAGAAAATTGAGTCGCTGCTGAACTAG
- the queA_1 gene encoding S-adenosylmethionine:tRNA ribosyltransferase-isomerase, whose amino-acid sequence MHPKLLSIKDFTYNLPEEKIAFHPLAHRDESKLLIYRDGNIQESTYKNIAEQIPSGSLMIFNNTKVVEARLLFQKPTGGVIEIFCLEPHESYPDITTAMNQVGKVQWLCLIGGASKWKPGMILSLPLQIGGKNFLLEASYIEKRTDCFVIELRWDCPVSFAEVLHYAGHVPLPPYIKRADERADKTRYQTVFAQHEGSVAAPTAGLHFTENILNHLADRNIQTDFVTLHVGVGTFKPVKADIMENHEMHYEWIEVKQSLISSLMQHREAPIVAVGTTSMRTLESLYWLGTKLLHHPNIFDNQLPILTQWECYEIQHQPTLGEALEALLHYMQKNNRDRLLAKTQIIIAPGYNFKVVEGLVTNFHQPASTLLLLVAAFIGNDWKKVYDYALQHNFRFLSYGDGNLLWRYKNN is encoded by the coding sequence ATGCATCCCAAGTTGCTCTCCATAAAAGATTTTACCTATAATCTACCCGAGGAGAAAATAGCGTTTCACCCATTGGCTCATAGAGACGAATCTAAGCTATTGATTTACAGAGATGGAAATATCCAAGAAAGTACCTATAAAAACATTGCGGAGCAAATCCCTTCTGGCTCACTAATGATTTTTAATAATACCAAAGTTGTGGAAGCGCGGCTGCTATTTCAAAAGCCGACAGGGGGTGTCATCGAAATCTTTTGTTTGGAACCGCACGAAAGCTACCCCGATATCACCACAGCTATGAATCAGGTAGGGAAAGTGCAATGGTTGTGTCTTATTGGCGGTGCATCGAAGTGGAAGCCGGGAATGATTTTATCCCTCCCCTTACAGATAGGTGGTAAAAATTTCCTTCTCGAAGCTTCATATATTGAAAAACGTACCGACTGCTTTGTAATTGAGCTAAGATGGGATTGTCCGGTTAGTTTTGCTGAGGTATTACACTACGCTGGTCATGTTCCACTGCCCCCTTATATCAAGAGAGCCGATGAACGAGCCGATAAAACCCGCTATCAGACCGTTTTTGCACAACATGAGGGTTCCGTAGCAGCGCCCACCGCGGGACTGCATTTTACTGAGAACATACTAAACCATTTGGCAGATAGAAACATACAAACGGACTTTGTCACCCTGCATGTAGGTGTCGGTACTTTCAAACCGGTAAAAGCCGATATCATGGAAAACCATGAAATGCATTATGAATGGATTGAAGTGAAGCAATCGCTGATCTCAAGCTTAATGCAGCATCGGGAGGCGCCTATAGTAGCCGTAGGGACCACTTCCATGCGTACATTGGAAAGTCTCTATTGGCTAGGAACAAAGCTGCTTCACCATCCCAATATATTCGATAATCAGCTACCGATACTAACACAGTGGGAGTGTTACGAAATACAGCATCAGCCCACACTTGGGGAGGCATTGGAAGCACTATTACACTATATGCAAAAAAACAATCGTGACCGGCTGCTTGCTAAAACACAAATCATCATTGCTCCAGGGTATAATTTTAAAGTAGTGGAAGGATTGGTTACCAATTTTCACCAGCCGGCTTCTACATTATTATTATTAGTGGCTGCTTTTATCGGCAATGACTGGAAGAAAGTATATGACTATGCCTTGCAACACAACTTCCGTTTTTTAAGTTATGGCGACGGAAATCTATTGTGGCGTTATAAAAATAATTAA
- the IMPDH gene encoding Inosine-5'-monophosphate dehydrogenase, which produces MSKVSSILARKGSDIISVQTHTTVYDALKIMAEKNIGSLVVMDGEKYAGILTERDYSRKVILQGKHSENTTVGEIMSTDLPTVSPHDSVERCMQLMSDKNIRYLPVFEGDKLSGVISISDVVTETILQQKETIHHLQSYIHG; this is translated from the coding sequence ATGAGTAAAGTATCCTCGATTCTTGCCAGAAAAGGTAGCGATATCATTTCCGTGCAAACCCATACTACCGTGTATGATGCCCTTAAAATAATGGCCGAAAAAAATATCGGTTCATTGGTAGTTATGGATGGAGAAAAATATGCCGGCATTCTTACCGAACGAGACTACTCCCGCAAAGTGATTCTGCAGGGTAAACATTCCGAAAACACAACAGTGGGGGAAATCATGTCTACAGATTTACCTACTGTAAGTCCCCATGACAGCGTAGAACGCTGCATGCAGCTCATGTCTGATAAAAATATTCGCTATCTACCCGTATTCGAAGGAGATAAATTATCGGGGGTTATTTCTATCAGCGATGTAGTTACTGAAACTATATTACAACAGAAAGAAACCATTCATCATCTGCAAAGCTACATCCACGGCTAG
- the xapB gene encoding Xanthosine permease, with translation MSIKFRLTIINFLQFFIWGAYLTSIGGYMYATLHFQGEEIGTVFLTLGIASIFMPPLLGIVSDKWINAERLLGIMHLVGAAALYYASTVTTPTTMFWAMLLVCAAYMPTISLNNTVSYYVLKSHGMEPQKDFPPIRVWGTIGFIAAMWLTDLFHLTLTKGQLLFACGSSIITGLYCFTLPYCKPANTKSSSLAEAFGLDALKLFGITKMAIFFIFSMFLGAALQITNQWGVPFIDHFKSDPAYADTIGVKYPNILVSISQISETVFIVTIPFFLRRYGIKTVMLMSMVAWCLRFGLFGIGNPGSGLIFLILSMIVYGMAFDFFNISGSLFIEKEAPSNIRGSAQGLFMMMTNGIGAMIGSYGSGWMVQHYTIDGVTDWPSVWFIFSAYALTIAVLFALIFKYRHQPESFQTVSH, from the coding sequence ATGTCCATTAAGTTTAGATTGACTATCATTAACTTCCTTCAGTTTTTTATCTGGGGAGCCTATCTTACTTCTATCGGAGGTTACATGTATGCTACTTTGCATTTTCAGGGGGAGGAGATTGGTACGGTGTTTCTGACCCTAGGTATTGCTTCTATTTTCATGCCACCTCTGCTAGGAATTGTAAGTGATAAATGGATCAATGCCGAAAGACTGCTGGGTATTATGCATCTGGTGGGGGCAGCAGCATTATATTATGCTTCTACCGTAACTACACCCACCACCATGTTCTGGGCTATGTTATTGGTGTGTGCAGCTTATATGCCTACCATTTCGCTGAATAATACGGTGTCTTACTATGTGCTGAAGAGCCATGGAATGGAACCGCAAAAAGATTTTCCTCCCATAAGAGTGTGGGGAACCATAGGATTTATTGCGGCTATGTGGCTAACCGATTTATTTCATCTGACACTGACCAAAGGACAGCTACTTTTTGCCTGCGGCAGTTCGATTATTACAGGGCTTTATTGTTTTACACTCCCATATTGTAAGCCGGCTAATACCAAGTCTTCTTCACTGGCCGAGGCTTTCGGGTTGGATGCCCTCAAATTGTTCGGGATTACCAAAATGGCCATTTTCTTTATTTTCTCTATGTTCCTAGGTGCAGCTCTGCAAATCACCAATCAGTGGGGCGTGCCTTTTATCGACCATTTTAAATCTGACCCCGCATATGCGGATACGATTGGGGTGAAATACCCAAATATCTTGGTATCCATCTCTCAAATATCCGAAACCGTGTTTATTGTAACCATTCCTTTTTTCTTAAGACGCTATGGTATTAAAACGGTGATGTTGATGAGTATGGTGGCTTGGTGTCTGCGTTTCGGGCTTTTCGGCATCGGTAATCCAGGTAGCGGACTGATATTCCTGATTTTGTCTATGATAGTTTATGGAATGGCTTTTGACTTTTTCAATATCTCCGGTTCTTTGTTTATCGAAAAAGAAGCACCATCTAATATTAGGGGAAGCGCACAGGGACTATTTATGATGATGACTAATGGAATAGGCGCCATGATAGGTAGCTACGGCAGTGGTTGGATGGTGCAACATTATACAATAGATGGTGTAACCGACTGGCCTTCGGTATGGTTCATCTTCAGCGCTTACGCATTGACCATCGCAGTGCTTTTTGCTCTGATTTTCAAATATCGGCACCAACCGGAGTCTTTTCAGACCGTATCCCATTAA
- the mqnE gene encoding Aminodeoxyfutalosine synthase has translation MSIQTLPVADSQLQKIADKVYNGQRISDEEGLYLFEHGSLAFVGALANYIREQKHGNITYFNRNFHIEPTNACVYSCHFCSYSRLYAHRDEAWELSLEQMMDIVRKYDNEPVTEVHIVGGVHPKMNLEFFAELLRKIKAHRPDLHIKGFTAVELDYMFRKAKKTVREGLEYLKEAGLESLPGGGAEIFAPEIRKQICADKVDGQGWLHIHQTAHELGMQTNATMLFGHIEKFEHRIDHMRQLRELQDKTGGFNTFIPLKFRNKDNDMSHVPETSLIEDMRMYAIARIYLDNFPHIKAYWPMLGRQNAQLSLSFGVNDIDGTIDDTTKIYSMAGAEEQNPSMTTEELVNLIKQAKRRPVERGTLYNIIKDYGEASAVEVNIASLN, from the coding sequence ATGAGTATACAAACCTTACCCGTCGCCGATAGTCAGTTACAGAAAATAGCAGACAAAGTATATAACGGACAAAGAATTAGTGATGAAGAAGGACTTTATCTGTTCGAGCACGGTAGCTTAGCTTTTGTAGGAGCACTGGCCAATTATATCAGAGAACAAAAGCATGGCAATATCACCTATTTTAATAGAAACTTCCATATTGAGCCTACTAATGCTTGTGTATATTCCTGTCATTTCTGTAGCTATAGCCGTTTGTATGCACACCGCGATGAGGCTTGGGAGCTGTCGCTGGAGCAAATGATGGACATTGTTCGCAAATACGACAACGAACCGGTGACGGAAGTACATATCGTAGGTGGCGTGCACCCTAAAATGAATTTGGAGTTTTTTGCTGAATTACTAAGAAAAATCAAGGCGCACCGTCCGGACCTGCATATTAAAGGGTTTACCGCTGTAGAGCTGGATTATATGTTCCGCAAGGCTAAAAAAACAGTTCGAGAAGGATTGGAATATCTTAAAGAAGCAGGACTGGAAAGCCTGCCGGGTGGTGGAGCTGAGATTTTTGCTCCGGAAATCCGCAAACAGATTTGTGCCGATAAGGTAGATGGTCAAGGCTGGCTACATATTCATCAAACAGCACACGAACTGGGTATGCAAACCAATGCCACTATGCTGTTTGGTCATATCGAAAAATTTGAACACCGTATCGATCACATGCGTCAGCTGCGCGAATTACAAGATAAAACCGGCGGCTTTAATACGTTCATCCCGCTAAAATTCCGCAATAAGGACAACGACATGAGCCATGTACCCGAAACCTCTCTGATTGAAGATATGAGGATGTATGCCATTGCTCGTATTTATTTGGACAACTTCCCGCATATCAAGGCCTACTGGCCCATGTTGGGACGTCAAAATGCTCAATTGTCACTCTCCTTCGGTGTAAATGATATCGATGGAACTATCGATGACACTACTAAGATTTACTCTATGGCGGGCGCCGAAGAACAAAATCCTTCCATGACCACCGAGGAACTTGTAAATCTTATAAAACAAGCTAAAAGACGTCCGGTAGAACGTGGTACCCTTTACAACATTATCAAAGACTATGGTGAAGCCTCTGCCGTCGAAGTGAATATTGCATCCTTAAATTGA